One window of Thermacetogenium phaeum DSM 12270 genomic DNA carries:
- a CDS encoding DUF4912 domain-containing protein: protein MSRKKIAKIKRSGVRKGIGARTNILHKVAMEAAEEVMPESHWISPPEEKSAEKKVTLPEIPFSYGDTRIVAMARDPYWLFAYWEIGEAFKDEIRRRYGAQAWDSARLVLKVYDATNLYFYESRQAMEIAIDKFANNWYIYTGQPNHSYLVELGGVLPDGTYFLIARSDIVTTPRDDVSEVVNLEWLLPTEYEKVLYGRFAGAGPGSPGFLKEMAHKEAARKREAYISSPLNW, encoded by the coding sequence ATGTCCAGAAAAAAAATTGCCAAAATAAAGCGATCCGGCGTCAGGAAAGGCATCGGAGCCCGCACCAATATACTTCACAAGGTGGCAATGGAGGCAGCGGAGGAGGTGATGCCCGAATCACACTGGATCTCCCCTCCGGAAGAAAAAAGCGCGGAAAAAAAGGTCACACTCCCGGAAATTCCCTTTAGTTACGGCGATACCAGAATCGTCGCCATGGCCCGCGACCCGTACTGGCTTTTCGCTTACTGGGAAATCGGCGAAGCCTTCAAGGATGAAATAAGGAGGCGTTACGGTGCGCAGGCCTGGGATTCCGCCCGGCTTGTGCTGAAGGTTTATGACGCTACGAACCTCTATTTCTACGAATCCCGGCAGGCTATGGAAATCGCCATCGATAAGTTTGCCAACAACTGGTACATCTACACCGGACAGCCAAACCATTCTTACCTGGTAGAGCTGGGGGGCGTCCTGCCCGATGGAACCTATTTTTTAATCGCCCGTTCCGACATCGTAACCACACCGCGCGATGATGTTTCTGAGGTCGTTAACTTGGAGTGGCTCCTGCCCACCGAATACGAAAAGGTGTTGTACGGGAGGTTTGCCGGTGCCGGCCCGGGTTCCCCGGGCTTTCTCAAGGAAATGGCCCACAAAGAAGCCGCCCGTAAGCGGGAGGCATATATCAGTTCTCCGCTGAACTGGTAA
- a CDS encoding glycoside hydrolase family 15 protein has product MPRILVLGNGNVLINFDEKLNLRDLYFPVIGLDNHVGGPHCRIGFWDEGVFSWLGEESWQRRLRYREDSLVTMAQVVNDRLGLELLISDAVHPRYDLFIRRMRIRNRKSWRRKLRIFFSHDFSISGTEIGDTALVDPVSRGVCHYKRSIYLLANGLAQGKGIFQYATGRKRFGGAEGTWRDAEDGWLEGNPIDHGSVDSTISFELCLEAKEEENLWYWIALGDRLQVVRQLNSLVLDRGPEHLLQETDNYWKNWVNRHDWNFGDLPEKVSRLFKLSLLIIRTQCDNRGAILAATDSDVLATARDHYSYIWPRDAALVAMALDRVGFPEVPQSFFRLAVKMLTEGGFNLQRYNADGTQGSSWYPLIRDDEEQLPIQEDESALINCALWYHYRQYRDYEALAPFYWDLVKKIGDFLNQFRDPATKLPLPSYDLWEERRGIFSFTVATVYAGLLAAANFGELFGDGKSAAAYRQGAREVREAMERFLYDGKIGRFLRGVYPRRRNSRMELVPDFTLDASLYGLFAFGAFSTDDPRVERTMTAVEESLRVKTGIGGIARYTGDWYFRMSEDIESVPGSPWFITTLWLADWYIARARTRDDLASARKVLEWVADHAMESGVLSEQIHPYTGEPLSVAPLTWSHSTFVMTVANYLEKLQALSTP; this is encoded by the coding sequence ATGCCGAGGATACTGGTTTTGGGTAACGGGAACGTTCTCATTAATTTTGATGAAAAGCTGAATCTTAGAGATCTCTATTTTCCCGTTATCGGATTGGACAACCATGTAGGAGGGCCGCATTGCAGGATCGGTTTTTGGGATGAGGGTGTGTTTTCCTGGTTAGGAGAAGAATCCTGGCAGAGGAGACTGAGGTACCGGGAGGATTCCCTGGTGACGATGGCGCAGGTGGTCAACGACAGGCTGGGTTTGGAACTGTTGATCAGCGATGCCGTGCATCCCCGTTACGACCTGTTTATCCGCCGGATGCGGATCAGGAACCGGAAAAGCTGGCGACGTAAGCTGCGGATTTTTTTTTCGCACGACTTTTCTATAAGCGGTACCGAGATTGGCGACACCGCCCTTGTTGATCCGGTTTCCCGAGGTGTCTGCCATTACAAGAGGAGTATCTACCTGCTGGCCAACGGATTGGCGCAGGGTAAGGGGATTTTCCAGTATGCGACCGGACGCAAGCGCTTCGGGGGTGCCGAAGGCACCTGGCGGGATGCGGAAGACGGCTGGTTGGAAGGAAACCCCATCGACCACGGATCGGTCGACAGCACCATCAGTTTTGAGCTCTGCCTGGAGGCGAAGGAGGAGGAGAATCTCTGGTACTGGATTGCTTTGGGGGATCGCCTTCAAGTTGTCCGCCAGCTGAACAGTTTGGTGCTGGACCGGGGGCCGGAACACCTGCTACAGGAGACGGATAACTATTGGAAGAATTGGGTCAACAGGCACGATTGGAATTTCGGGGATCTTCCTGAAAAGGTGAGCAGGCTCTTCAAGCTGAGCCTTCTCATCATACGAACCCAGTGTGATAACAGGGGAGCCATCCTGGCGGCGACCGATAGCGATGTTTTAGCTACCGCCCGGGATCACTACAGCTATATCTGGCCGCGGGATGCCGCTCTGGTGGCCATGGCGCTGGACCGGGTGGGGTTTCCGGAGGTGCCGCAGAGTTTTTTCCGGTTGGCCGTGAAAATGCTTACAGAGGGCGGCTTCAACCTGCAGAGGTACAATGCCGACGGCACTCAAGGTTCGAGCTGGTATCCCCTGATCCGGGATGACGAAGAGCAGCTGCCCATCCAGGAGGATGAATCTGCGCTGATTAACTGCGCTCTCTGGTACCACTACCGACAGTACCGTGATTATGAGGCATTGGCGCCTTTCTACTGGGACCTCGTCAAAAAGATCGGGGATTTTTTAAATCAATTCCGGGATCCTGCCACCAAGCTTCCGCTCCCCAGTTATGACCTCTGGGAGGAGCGGCGGGGGATCTTCAGCTTCACCGTTGCCACCGTTTATGCCGGATTGCTCGCCGCCGCCAATTTCGGGGAACTCTTCGGGGACGGTAAGAGCGCGGCGGCCTACCGTCAGGGTGCCCGGGAGGTGCGTGAAGCAATGGAGCGTTTTCTTTATGATGGCAAAATCGGTCGTTTCCTGCGAGGTGTTTACCCACGGCGGCGCAATTCCAGAATGGAGTTGGTTCCGGACTTTACGCTGGATGCCAGTCTCTACGGATTGTTTGCCTTTGGGGCATTCTCAACAGATGACCCGCGGGTAGAAAGAACGATGACTGCGGTGGAGGAATCCCTCCGGGTAAAGACCGGGATAGGAGGGATTGCCCGCTATACAGGAGACTGGTACTTCAGGATGAGCGAAGATATCGAGAGCGTTCCGGGGAGCCCCTGGTTCATTACGACCCTCTGGCTTGCCGACTGGTATATTGCCCGTGCCAGAACCAGGGATGACCTGGCTTCTGCCCGGAAGGTTTTGGAGTGGGTGGCCGACCACGCCATGGAGAGCGGGGTGCTCTCCGAACAGATCCATCCCTACACCGGGGAGCCTTTATCTGTTGCCCCCCTTACTTGGTCACACAGCACCTTCGTCATGACGGTGGCCAATTACCTGGAAAAGCTGCAGGCGTTGTCAACACCATGA
- the hypF gene encoding carbamoyltransferase HypF, with translation MTVVAREIRIEGVVQGVGFRPFIFRLAHEYGIKGWVLNSSEGVTIWAEASEETIAAFYRSILERPPKLAMIVNHRMRPGEPQGFDRFFIKHSEKSDRKDVIISPDVSTCEECYREVMDPADRRYRYPFTNCTNCGPRFTIIMDVPYDREKTTMKDFPMCPACAQEFEDPMYRRFHAQPNCCPECGPHTFLQDPEGNVYPGLGWEFLKAGKIVAVKGLGGFHLVCDATNREAVAALRRRKIREYKPFAVMCRDLQVAEKYCRISPEEARLLESPAHPIVILERRRLDDLPPEIAPGIATLGVMLPYTPLHHLLFDKGLEILIMTSANISDDPLIIDNDEALQKLRGIADYFLMHNRRIYNRCDDSVAAVVGGEVQIYRRARGYVPLPVDLPVEPAAPILGCGGELKNTFCMTKGKSAYLSQHLGDINHYGNYQQFLYTIPRFEKMLDVRPEVVAYDLHPQYMATRWAQGLQGVRKVGVQHHHAHMASCLAENLVTAPALGVVCDGTGYGLDGAIWGFEFFAGTPGHLERMAHLDYLPLPGEITIKRPARMSLVYLYELFGDRGLDYARRYLPALPLEEQRLLVRQLENRFNTVPTSSCGRLFDAVSALLGICTRVQYEGQAAIEMETLASRDGSGGVYDFEFQTGVKPYKLGVRGIFEGILADLEQGVPVSESAGRFHRTLVEMIVMVVKRMREETGLNLVALSGGVFQNKLLFLLLCRRLAEEGFQVLYHKKVPTNDGGLSLGQVYIASEVIREDVSCYSGQDCEN, from the coding sequence ATGACAGTTGTAGCCCGGGAGATCAGAATCGAAGGGGTAGTCCAGGGAGTGGGATTTCGCCCCTTTATTTTTCGTCTGGCGCACGAATACGGGATCAAGGGATGGGTCTTAAACTCATCGGAGGGTGTGACCATCTGGGCGGAGGCTTCGGAAGAGACAATTGCCGCTTTTTATCGCTCGATCCTCGAGCGCCCTCCGAAACTGGCCATGATCGTCAATCATAGGATGCGTCCCGGGGAACCGCAGGGGTTTGACCGCTTCTTCATCAAACACAGCGAAAAGAGCGACCGCAAGGATGTCATCATTTCCCCCGATGTCAGTACCTGTGAAGAATGCTATCGAGAAGTCATGGATCCGGCGGATCGACGCTACCGTTATCCCTTTACCAACTGTACCAACTGCGGCCCCCGCTTTACTATCATCATGGACGTTCCCTATGACCGGGAAAAGACCACGATGAAGGATTTCCCCATGTGCCCTGCCTGTGCCCAAGAGTTCGAAGACCCCATGTACCGGCGCTTTCACGCCCAGCCCAACTGCTGTCCGGAGTGCGGCCCCCATACATTCCTGCAGGATCCGGAGGGAAATGTCTATCCCGGGCTCGGTTGGGAATTTTTAAAAGCGGGGAAGATTGTCGCCGTTAAGGGGTTGGGAGGGTTCCATCTTGTTTGTGATGCCACCAACAGGGAGGCGGTGGCGGCTTTACGGCGGCGCAAGATCAGGGAGTACAAGCCCTTTGCCGTGATGTGCAGGGACCTGCAGGTGGCGGAGAAGTACTGCCGCATTTCCCCCGAGGAGGCCAGGCTGCTGGAGAGCCCGGCGCACCCCATAGTTATCCTGGAGCGGCGCCGCCTGGACGACCTGCCCCCGGAGATCGCTCCCGGAATCGCCACCCTCGGGGTGATGCTTCCCTATACCCCGCTGCACCACCTGCTCTTCGATAAGGGTCTGGAGATCCTCATTATGACCAGCGCTAACATCAGCGATGACCCTTTGATTATCGACAATGATGAGGCCTTGCAGAAACTGCGGGGGATTGCTGATTATTTTCTGATGCATAACCGCAGGATCTACAACCGCTGTGATGATTCGGTAGCAGCCGTTGTGGGGGGTGAAGTCCAGATCTACCGCAGGGCACGGGGTTATGTGCCGCTTCCCGTTGACCTGCCCGTTGAGCCCGCTGCGCCGATCCTGGGCTGTGGAGGGGAACTGAAGAACACCTTCTGCATGACCAAGGGAAAAAGCGCTTATTTAAGCCAGCACCTGGGGGATATCAACCACTACGGCAACTACCAGCAGTTCTTATACACCATACCCCGTTTTGAAAAAATGCTGGATGTGCGGCCGGAGGTCGTGGCCTACGACCTGCATCCGCAGTATATGGCAACCCGCTGGGCTCAGGGGCTGCAGGGGGTGCGGAAAGTAGGGGTTCAGCACCATCATGCCCATATGGCCAGCTGTCTGGCGGAAAATCTGGTGACCGCCCCTGCCCTTGGTGTGGTCTGTGACGGGACGGGCTACGGGCTGGATGGGGCGATCTGGGGATTTGAGTTCTTTGCAGGTACACCGGGGCACCTGGAACGGATGGCCCATCTCGACTACCTCCCGCTGCCCGGTGAGATTACCATCAAGCGCCCGGCGCGGATGTCCCTGGTTTATCTTTACGAACTGTTCGGTGACCGCGGGTTGGATTATGCCCGCAGGTACCTGCCGGCGCTTCCCCTGGAGGAGCAGCGGCTGCTGGTGAGACAGCTGGAGAACCGGTTTAATACCGTACCCACATCGAGCTGTGGCCGCCTCTTTGACGCAGTATCCGCCTTGCTGGGCATCTGCACCCGGGTGCAGTACGAGGGGCAGGCGGCCATCGAGATGGAGACCCTGGCAAGCAGGGACGGCTCCGGGGGGGTGTACGACTTCGAGTTCCAAACAGGAGTCAAGCCCTATAAGCTCGGTGTGAGAGGGATCTTCGAGGGAATCTTGGCCGATCTCGAACAGGGGGTTCCTGTTTCGGAGAGCGCCGGAAGGTTTCACCGCACGCTTGTCGAAATGATCGTTATGGTGGTCAAAAGGATGCGTGAGGAAACCGGGCTCAACCTGGTGGCCTTAAGCGGCGGGGTTTTTCAGAACAAACTCCTCTTTCTCCTGCTTTGCCGGAGGTTGGCGGAGGAAGGTTTTCAGGTTCTTTATCATAAAAAGGTTCCCACCAATGACGGTGGGCTTTCCTTGGGGCAAGTCTATATCGCGAGCGAGGTGATCAGAGAAGATGTGTCTTGCTATTCCGGCCAGGATTGTGAAAATTAA
- a CDS encoding HypC/HybG/HupF family hydrogenase formation chaperone, which yields MKIKGPVAEVDVGGNTKEINIVLTPEAKVGDYVLLHAGYAIQVIDEKSAEEIFDAWEEAYEALQ from the coding sequence GTGAAAATTAAGGGACCGGTTGCCGAAGTGGATGTGGGGGGGAACACGAAAGAGATCAACATCGTGCTGACCCCGGAGGCCAAGGTCGGTGATTATGTGCTCCTCCATGCAGGTTATGCCATTCAGGTGATCGATGAGAAATCGGCCGAGGAGATCTTCGATGCCTGGGAGGAAGCCTATGAAGCACTCCAATAA
- the hypD gene encoding hydrogenase formation protein HypD, producing the protein MKHSNKKEYASFLLERLHREIERPLTVMEVCGTHTVAIARSGLRDLLPDKMRLLSGPGCPVCVTDDLDLDLVIALSREKDVILATFGDMMRVPGTESSLLQEKSRGADVRIVYSPADALRLAAENPSSQVVFLGVGFETTVPVVAAALEQAIEMGLENFSVYSLHKLVPPVMRVLLEDPEVKIDAFLNPGHVCTILGTGPFSFISEQYGKPCVVAGFDATDILEALLLIVRQYREGRPSVEIQYRRAVRPEGNPVAVDYIEKYFQPVGARWRGIGEIPESGLELREEYARYNARLRFPVTARLRKRKKRCACGEVLKGLKLPYECPLFRKVCTPARPVGPCMVSTEGSCAAYYRYGKKKAGACP; encoded by the coding sequence ATGAAGCACTCCAATAAGAAGGAATACGCCAGCTTTCTGCTCGAGCGGCTGCACCGGGAGATCGAGCGGCCTCTCACGGTGATGGAGGTCTGCGGCACCCACACCGTGGCCATCGCCCGGAGCGGCCTGCGGGATCTCCTGCCGGACAAGATGCGCCTTCTCTCCGGGCCAGGTTGCCCGGTCTGCGTCACCGATGACCTCGATCTCGACTTGGTGATCGCCCTCTCCCGGGAGAAGGATGTTATTCTGGCCACCTTTGGGGATATGATGCGCGTCCCGGGAACGGAGAGCAGCCTCCTGCAGGAGAAGAGCAGAGGCGCCGATGTGAGGATCGTCTACTCGCCTGCCGATGCCCTGCGGCTGGCTGCCGAAAACCCGAGTTCCCAGGTGGTTTTTCTCGGGGTGGGGTTCGAGACAACCGTTCCGGTTGTGGCCGCTGCCCTGGAGCAGGCGATAGAGATGGGGCTTGAGAACTTTTCAGTTTATTCCCTGCACAAACTGGTGCCTCCCGTCATGAGGGTGTTGCTGGAAGACCCGGAGGTGAAGATCGATGCCTTCTTGAACCCAGGCCATGTCTGCACCATCCTGGGAACGGGGCCATTCTCCTTCATCTCTGAGCAGTACGGCAAACCTTGTGTGGTGGCAGGGTTCGATGCCACCGACATTCTGGAGGCCCTGCTTCTCATCGTGCGCCAGTACCGGGAGGGGCGGCCTTCTGTGGAGATCCAGTACCGTCGGGCGGTGCGCCCGGAGGGGAACCCGGTGGCGGTGGACTATATCGAGAAGTACTTCCAACCCGTGGGGGCTCGCTGGCGGGGGATCGGGGAGATACCGGAAAGCGGTCTGGAACTACGGGAGGAGTACGCCCGGTACAACGCCCGGTTGCGCTTTCCGGTCACCGCGAGGCTTAGGAAGCGCAAGAAAAGGTGCGCCTGCGGGGAGGTACTGAAGGGACTGAAGCTGCCCTATGAATGCCCCCTCTTCCGGAAGGTGTGCACACCGGCGAGGCCTGTAGGGCCGTGCATGGTTTCTACGGAGGGATCCTGTGCGGCCTATTACCGTTACGGAAAGAAGAAGGCGGGTGCTTGTCCTTGA
- the hypE gene encoding hydrogenase expression/formation protein HypE, whose translation MKIPGDDVIQLGHGSGGDLTNRLVREVFQHTFDNPILDELLDAAVLEVGGSRLAFTTDSFVVDPIFFPGGDIGKIAVCGTVNDLAVSGAEPLFLSAGFIIEEGFPIPDLRRIVRSMREAAERAGVRVVTGDTKVVGRGNADKVFINTAGIGVIPGGRRLSPRCMEPGDVVLVSGTMGDHGLAILAQREGLSFSTPVESDCAPLNRITAAVLEAGGDGVRCMRDPTRGGLATTLNELAGQSGRGILVKEELIPVRREVRGACEMLGIDPLYLANEGKLIAVVAPEKAEMVLKVMKSLPEGREAVEIGEVLSSDEGLVLLETELGATRILTMLEGEPLPRIC comes from the coding sequence TTGAAAATACCTGGAGACGATGTTATTCAGTTGGGACATGGTAGCGGTGGGGATCTCACCAACCGGTTGGTCCGGGAGGTGTTTCAGCATACCTTTGATAACCCCATCCTGGATGAGCTGCTGGATGCGGCGGTGCTGGAGGTCGGAGGCAGCAGGCTCGCTTTTACCACCGATTCCTTTGTGGTAGACCCTATTTTCTTTCCCGGTGGGGATATCGGAAAGATCGCCGTCTGCGGTACGGTCAACGATCTGGCGGTGAGCGGGGCCGAGCCTCTCTTCTTGAGCGCTGGGTTTATCATCGAGGAGGGCTTTCCCATCCCGGATCTGCGCCGGATCGTTCGGTCCATGCGGGAAGCGGCGGAACGTGCCGGTGTCCGGGTGGTGACGGGGGACACCAAGGTCGTCGGCAGAGGGAATGCCGACAAGGTCTTTATCAATACTGCCGGGATCGGTGTAATCCCGGGAGGCAGGCGGCTTTCTCCGCGGTGCATGGAACCGGGGGATGTTGTGCTGGTAAGCGGGACGATGGGGGATCACGGACTGGCGATTCTGGCGCAACGTGAAGGGCTGTCCTTTTCCACCCCTGTGGAGAGCGATTGTGCTCCTCTCAACAGAATCACCGCTGCTGTGCTGGAGGCAGGGGGGGACGGGGTCAGATGCATGCGTGACCCTACCCGGGGCGGCCTGGCAACGACCCTGAACGAACTCGCCGGGCAGAGCGGCAGAGGGATTCTCGTCAAGGAGGAGCTGATCCCCGTGCGGCGAGAGGTGAGGGGAGCCTGCGAGATGCTGGGGATCGATCCCCTCTACCTGGCCAACGAGGGGAAGTTAATCGCAGTTGTTGCCCCTGAGAAGGCAGAGATGGTTCTAAAGGTCATGAAGAGCCTGCCAGAAGGGCGGGAAGCAGTGGAGATCGGGGAGGTGTTGTCCTCCGATGAGGGGCTGGTGCTTCTGGAGACCGAACTGGGGGCGACCCGAATCCTGACCATGCTGGAAGGTGAGCCGCTGCCGCGGATCTGCTGA
- a CDS encoding CPBP family intramembrane glutamic endopeptidase: MLMDKQLKENAFYPYHRPPWGLTEVIVVIVLVYLCGIGFGFCSTRWLDRVAFFLGLDTRATFLLMAGFLQAVLLGGFVLAVVRLRKASPAALGLRGFFWHDVFIYGVMGGVGVFFLVSLLMVLIISFLPHTPPPQPIAELIANTRSWREVLLPLLLVGVFAPLSEELFFRGFVYPVLRNRTGVAGGIILTACFFGGLHFDPIRFLPLSLGGAFLTLLCEKTGSLYPSLFAHSIWNILMTAIAFLLNQTL; encoded by the coding sequence ATGTTGATGGATAAGCAGCTGAAAGAGAATGCTTTTTACCCATACCACCGTCCCCCCTGGGGTCTGACCGAGGTGATCGTAGTTATTGTTCTGGTTTACCTCTGCGGGATCGGCTTTGGATTCTGCAGCACCCGGTGGCTTGACCGGGTGGCCTTCTTTTTGGGGTTGGACACCAGGGCGACATTTCTTCTCATGGCGGGTTTCCTCCAGGCCGTTCTGCTGGGTGGGTTTGTTCTGGCCGTTGTCCGGCTCCGCAAAGCCTCGCCCGCAGCTTTGGGATTGAGGGGTTTTTTCTGGCATGATGTCTTCATTTACGGGGTGATGGGAGGGGTCGGAGTATTTTTCCTGGTGAGCTTGCTTATGGTCCTGATCATCTCTTTCCTTCCTCATACGCCGCCGCCGCAGCCGATCGCCGAACTCATTGCTAATACCCGTAGCTGGAGGGAGGTCCTGTTGCCTTTGCTGCTGGTGGGTGTTTTTGCGCCCTTAAGTGAGGAACTGTTTTTCCGGGGCTTTGTCTACCCGGTTTTGCGGAACCGCACCGGTGTTGCCGGGGGAATCATTCTTACCGCCTGCTTTTTCGGTGGCCTTCACTTCGATCCGATCAGGTTTCTACCCCTCTCCCTGGGCGGGGCATTCCTGACCCTCTTATGCGAAAAAACGGGATCGCTTTATCCTTCTCTGTTCGCCCACAGCATTTGGAATATCCTGATGACGGCAATAGCCTTTCTGCTGAATCAGACCCTTTGA